The DNA region tgaaaacaagtttTTACCAATTCCTTTGACACAGTGCATGACAATGTCCAGCTCCTGTCCTGGTCGGAGCTGAGCGAGCAGGATGTCGCTATGTACGGGTCCAATGTTGGCGTCTGCAAACACATCTGCTTGGTTTCCAATGGGGACCCACTTTATGTCCTTGCTATACACTGAGGAGTCCGCACAAGAAGAAAAGATGACATTAATGATTGATCCGATCGCACCTACTCTATGTGCACGTGTCTGTGATTGTCTGGTGTCTCCTGAAACCTACCCATGTGGTTCAGGTAGAGCTCTTGCGGATCAGAAGACTCTTTGCTGGCTCTAGGATTCCTGCTACATTTCACTTTTAGCTGCATTTGAATTGTGTCGATTTCGGATCCTTCTTCCTCTGCCATTTCTTCACCTGGAACAAACACAACGCGGTCATCTTTGCACACTCCAGGTACAACACAGCAAAGTATGGTATAGTACACAGTGTTGTTTTACCAGTGTTCCTGTATTCAAACAGGCGGGGGTCGGCTTTGATGGGGATGAGGCCTAATCTGTGGGCTAAGACTTCATCCTGGACGATAGATGTGTTGTTGTAGATAAATACCTTCTCTATAGCCATGGTGGGCACCTACAAGTACACAtatttaaaactacatttatttactatatactgtacatacatgagCAAAATATTAAACGATAGCTTTCTGTTATGCCTAGTTCCACACTACACAAGTACTGGGGTCATTGTGAAGCTCACACTACACAACTTGCAGTCGTAAGTGATGATGAGGGTTTACTACACAGCGCTGACATTGCAAAAACGCCTCAGGTCGACCACACAAATGTTCCTGTAACAATTCTCGCAGTGATCTGTTATTGTTTGGGATGTTGCAGTTCTCTGTCACTTGTCTTTTAACCTCGCAGCAGGATTAATGCAACTCCCTGTATTTTTGGTATCGACCAGTCACTGATGTACCAACTGGTGCAGAACGCTGCAGCACGTCTCTGACTGGGAAGTGCAGACGTGACCATATAACGCTAATATTGAGCTCACTCCACTGGCGACCAGTGcgttttaggattgattttaaaattctctcgtttgttttttaaacaaagcacATAATAGATAaagaatgtttgtgtttgtgtgtccttaGGGGCTAACGTATGAAACACCAGACCGACCAACCTCTGCCAGTAAGATCCGTCTGAAAGCATTAGCAATGGCTGCATCTATTCCCACCATGTCAAACTCCATACTGCTCTCATCCACGTGCACCATGTCAATTCTGAagttctgcaaaaaaaaacacacacaagacgtCTACATTCATACACTCAACACACACGTCACAAAACCAGTGTTTACTTGAGCTGAAAATAACATGATGAACTGCACTTTTCTGtgcaaatgtgacatatttcacacaaaaGGTCCTGGGATACCAAATTGACCCAGTGGAGATggtgagtgggagagagagaagggtgaTAGTCAAACTATCTTTTATGATGGCCAACCTGCCCCACCCTGTGCAGGGGCACATCCTAAATGTCTACACCTAggtgtaaaacatttattatcatgatatatattattatacatgtgtgttATACAGGGACAGCTCATCTTTAAAAGCTGCTAATCTctacagtttttattattttgacacTTGTTCTGACTAAAACACACCTGCACAGTGTTTGAATTGTTGTGTATTATGCTCTGTGTGCTGATCTGTGAGTGAactgtattatattgtattatgaTGAGCTGTCATTGAGTTGATCCGACTGCAGATGGAAAACATTATATCATCAGAAATGCTGTTACTGCATTACACATACAAATACtcattcttcttattcttattattattattgttgttattgttgctcccccacacacactatCCATCGCTAGCTGCCAGCGAGCTAGAGAAAAAACATAAAGTTACCTTCTGAAATGTACTCATGTCCCATGTGTCATCATAACCTGGATAGTTTCCAGGGAAGTCTGTAGTATGAACCTAAGAGCAATAACAACATGAACAACACGTTATAATAATGACTAAACAACGTGTGTATGTACAGCTACGACACACGACAATTATCATGTCCATGCAAATAGTGACGTCATAAGACTCCGCGGAAAGGGTTGAGTCCCGCACACATGACATCAGAAGAAGAAACTTACATTTTTGACGCCGAATTCTCCAAGAATCACTCGATTCCGAATCTCTTCCACGTTATTCATGGTCGCAGACATTTTGTCGTAGCGTCGGTGCCCCGCCCTCACTTCCGCTCCGGTCTGCTACGTCACAGAGGAGGCGGAAGTTAGCGTACGTGCTTCACTACGTCCAGCGTCGCCGCCATATTGGATGGGTCTCCATCGTCCCCATAGCAATGAACAgagccattattattattttatatatattataatatttatagttACGTGCCACACCATGTCTCTCTTGTTGAAAGAGCATAACTAaactgttgttattgtgttaaaGCAGATTGTAGAACAgctgtacatgtgtttgtgtatgaataGAGTGTAACACTGAGTAAAAGaaggttgtttttaaacatgcacCTGCAATCATTTCAATTCAAGGAACCGTTTTCAACACTGAATGCCCCCTAACAGAATCTTGCTTAGGGCCCCCCAAAGGCTAGAAACGGCACTGTACACTAGTATGCCACCATGTGGTTCAATGTTCGATATTTATTGTACCTcattatgtcagtatcagtgTCTTGCTTTCTAGAATCTGGTGTTTTGGAGCAAGGACACATGCAGAGCCATGACCAGGATTGACAAACCCTGCTTTAATACCCAGATGCTGTGAAACTTGGAATAACCAGTAATCCAGATCGTCCCAAAAAGCACTGCTGAATTTAAATTTGTAGAATAAATGTTCTGTAGTTCCAGTTTGTTAACAGGAGGCACACGTGTTATAATCTAGATTAAATCtcaaattaaatcattttagaAACTGGAATAAACAGCCCTGTGCAAAAGTTGTCTGTCATCATTGGCATGTGGAtgggaatgatgtgactgaaagtggGTCTCAAACTGGTGACCCAAGGAATGATTTTGACTGTGAACtagtaaacaaataaagactgTGCCTGTTCAAAGGTTTAGGGAGATGCAGATTTGCACCTgaagaaaacatatttgaaaacaGTGGATTTTCTTTAAGTATCAATCTTACAATGTTCACCATTATCCAATAAATGCATTAAACACAAACTCCTTTCTCAAACCAGTCTTTGCAACATATGGACGTTTTGGAAGAAACACCATGAAAGGAGTTTGTATTGAGctcaaaagcacatttttatttttaaatcccaCCACGGAGTAAAAACCAACAAACATCACCTCACTCACTTTCTTTAGATTAGTCTCCAATTATTCCCGTGTTCcatgtgttgtgatgttttttgcagaaaca from Solea senegalensis isolate Sse05_10M unplaced genomic scaffold, IFAPA_SoseM_1 scf7180000016125, whole genome shotgun sequence includes:
- the LOC122762840 gene encoding DNA-directed RNA polymerases I and III subunit RPAC1-like, producing the protein MSATMNNVEEIRNRVILGEFGVKNVHTTDFPGNYPGYDDTWDMSTFQKNFRIDMVHVDESSMEFDMVGIDAAIANAFRRILLAEVPTMAIEKVFIYNNTSIVQDEVLAHRLGLIPIKADPRLFEYRNTGEEMAEEEGSEIDTIQMQLKVKCSRNPRASKESSDPQELYLNHMVYSKDIKWVPIGNQADVFADANIGPVHSDILLAQLRPGQELDIVMHCVKGIGKDHAKFSPVATASYRLLPEITILEPVEGEKAERLKRCFSRGVIDLEDVNGSKVAKVVDSRLDTCSREVLRHDDLKNLVKIGRVRDHFIFTVESTGILPPDVLVTEAIKVLMSKCQRFLSELDSTDME